GTATTGTGGGTCTGACGGAGTGAGAAGAAGAATGATAGCCTATCTCGTGGCCTTCAAGCATCTCAACTATGAGAGGTAGGGAGGAAAGTTTTTCGGCCAAATGTCCTGTTACAAAAAATATAGCTCTAAGGGAGTATCTTTTTAGAAGTATCAATATTTTTTCTAAAGCTTTAACAGAAACAGGATTTATAAAGTCCTCGATATCGAAAGTTAAAATTACTAGCCCCATCCAAGTACAAAGCAACACACACCTATATTAAATTAATTACAACAAAAAGATCGCGTAAATACATCTTTTTTG
This genomic stretch from Candidatus Bathyarchaeota archaeon harbors:
- a CDS encoding polysaccharide deacetylase family protein, which translates into the protein MGLVILTFDIEDFINPVSVKALEKILILLKRYSLRAIFFVTGHLAEKLSSLPLIVEMLEGHEIGYHSSSHSVRPTI